In Lonchura striata isolate bLonStr1 chromosome 2, bLonStr1.mat, whole genome shotgun sequence, a single genomic region encodes these proteins:
- the LOC110474477 gene encoding LOW QUALITY PROTEIN: histone H4-like (The sequence of the model RefSeq protein was modified relative to this genomic sequence to represent the inferred CDS: deleted 1 base in 1 codon), which yields MSDRGKGSKGLGKGGAKRHRKVLCDNIQGITKPAIRHLARRGGVKRISGLIYEETRDVLKVFLKNVIRNAVTYTEHAKRKTVIAIDVVYALKH from the exons ATGTCTGATCGCGGCAAGGGCAGCAAGGGGCTCGGCAAGGGCGGCGCCAAGCGCCACCGCAAAGTGCTGTGCGACAACATCCAGGGCATCACCAAGCCGGCCATCCGCCACCTGGCTCGGCGCGGCGGCGTCAAGCGCATCTCGGGGCTCATCTACGAGGAGACGCGCGATGTGCTCAAGGTTTTCCTGAAAAACGTGATCCGCAACGCCGTCACCTACACGGAGCACGCC AAAAGAAAGACAGTTATAGCCATAGACGTAGTCTACGCCCTTAAGCACTAA